The proteins below are encoded in one region of Rana temporaria chromosome 2, aRanTem1.1, whole genome shotgun sequence:
- the MDH2 gene encoding malate dehydrogenase, mitochondrial yields MFSRIARPAAGGLVRGLSTSAQNHARVAVLGASGGIGQPLSLLLKNSPLISNLALYDIAHTPGVAADLSHIETRAKVTGYIGAEQLSESLKGADVVVIPAGVPRKPGMTRDDLFNTNASIVATLTDACAKHCPEAMICVIANPVNSTIPITSEVFKKHGVYNPNHIFGVTTLDIVRANTFVAELKGLDPARVNIPVVGGHAGKTIIPLISQSTPRVEFPQDQLEPLVSRIQEAGTEVVKAKAGAGSATLSMAYAGARFVFSLLDAMNGKEGVVECSFVRSEETESTYFSTPLLLGKNGIEKNFGLGKLTPYEEKLVAEAMGELKASIKKGEEFAKNFK; encoded by the exons ATGTTCTCCCGTATCGCCAGACCCGCAGCCGGAGGCCTCGTCCGAGGATTGTCTACCAGCGCTCAG AATCATGCCAGGGTGGCAGTGCTTGGAGCCTCTGGGGGCATTGGACAGCCTCTTTCCTTGCTTTTGAAGAACAGTCCTTTAATTAGCAACCTTGCCCTCTATGATATTGCTCACACACCAGGGGTCGCCGCAGATCTGAGCCACATTGAAACCAGAGCCAAAGTGACAG GATACATTGGAGCTGAACAGCTTTCAGAGAGCCTGAAAGGTGCTGATGTTGTAGTAATCCCTGCTGGTGTTCCCAGGAAACCTG GCATGACCCGTGATGATCTGTTTAACACAAATGCATCTATTGTCGCTACACTGACTGATGCCTGTGCTAAACACTGCCCAGAAGCCATGATTTGCGTCATTGCCAATCCT gTAAACTCAACTATTCCTATTACTTCTGAAGTTTTTAAGAAACATGGTGTTTACAATCCTAACCATATTTTTGGTGTTACTACCCTGGACATTGTTCGAGCCAACACATTTGTAGCAGAGCTGAAG GGCCTGGATCCCGCACGTGTGAATATTCCCGTTGTTGGTGGACATGCTGGAAAAACTATTATACCTCTGATTTCTCAG TCTACCCCCAGAGTAGAATTTCCTCAAGACCAGTTGGAACCCCTTGTTTCCAGGATTCAAGAAGCTGGGACAGAAGTAGTTAAAGCCAAAGCTGGAGCAG GATCTGCAACACTGTCCATGGCCTATGCTGGAGCACGCTTTGTCTTTTCACTGCTGGATGCTATGAATGGAAAGGAGGGCGTTGTGGAATGCTCTTTTGTTAGATCTGAAGAGACTGAAAGCACATATTTCTCAACTCCTCTGCTGCTGGGG AAAAATggcattgagaagaactttggcTTGGGAAAACTGACTCCCTATGAAGAGAAGCTTGTAGCTGAAGCTATGGGAGAGTTGAAGGCCTCTATTAAGAAGGGGGAGGAATTTGCAAAGAACTTCAAGTGA